The Aeromicrobium tamlense nucleotide sequence AGCACGCGGTCGGCCAGCTCGACGAGTCGCTGTGAGCCGCTGAACAGCCGCGTGCGGAAGTCGGTGAGGATGCCGAAGCAGAACACGTCGAGGTCGAGCTCGTCGGCGACCTTGGCCAGCTGCTCGACCTGGCGCGCGGTGTAGAACTGCGCCTCGTCGCACACGAGGTAGTCGACGCGGGCGCCGCTGGTCAGCTGGCCGACGACGTCGTCCCAGAAGTCCAGCTCCTCGGTGACCTCGACGGCGGACGTCGACAGCCCGAGGCGGCTCGACAGCGTGGCCTCGCCGGCACGGTCGTGCGAGGAGTAGATGCGGCCCACACGGCCGCGCGCCCGGTGGTTGTGATCGAGCTGGAGCGCCAGTGTGCTCTTGCCCGAGTCCATCGTGCCCGAGTAGAAGACCAGTTCGGCCACGGCGTCAGCCCGCCACGAGGACCGGGATGCGGCGCTCGCGGTCCGTGATGGAGCCGTGGAAGCCGCCCAGCAGCAGCTCGACGGCGAAGGCGTCGGAGGCGAACACCGCGAAGTCGTCGAGGGCAGCCACGACGACGTCGCCGAAGCGCCCGCGGACGGCGGGGTCGATCGGGCCGAACCACTCCTCCGCGTCGTCGCGCAGGCGGACCTCGACGCGGTCACCCAGCGCCTCGCGCCAGCGCGCGGCCACGGTGGCCTCGGCGCCGGAGCGCGTGTGGACGTGCCGGAACCGCGCCTCCCCCGCCACCAGCACGACGTCGTCGCGCAGCTCGGGGTGGTCGACGAGGTCGAAGCGGTCGTCCTTGGGGACGTCGACCATGCCGTGGTCGGCGGTGACCAGCAGCACGACGTCGGGCGGCAGCGCCGCGCGCAGGTCGGCGACGTCGCGGTCCACCTGGACGAGCGCCTTGCGCCACTCCTCGGAGTCGACGCCCGAGCCGTGGCCCGTGTGGTCGACGCTGGACTCGTAGGCGTAGACGAGGGCGCGGTCGTCGCGCTCGACGGCCTCGACGACGGCCGCGAGGCGGTCCCACGCGTGGCGCACGCCGACGAACGGCACGCCGCGCTGGCTGACCTGCGTGAGGCCGCTCAGCTCGAAGCGCGCGTCGTTGACGACGGTGACCGCGATGCGCTCGTCGGCCAGCTGCTTCAGCACGGTGGGGTACGGCTGCCACTCGGCGGGATCGATCCGGTCGTCCCACTGCAGCGTGTTGAGGAAGCGCGAGGTGCCCGGGATGCGACACGTGTAGCCCGCCATCCCGTGCTGGCCGGGCCGAAGGCCCGTGCCGAGCGACGTGAGGCTGACGGACGTGGTGGACGGGATGCCCGCGAGGACGCCGTCGATGTTCAGGCAGGACGACAGGAAGGGCGCCAGCTCGGCGTGCTCGCGCAGGAGGTCGAGGCCGAGGCCGTCGACGACCATGACGACGAAGCGCTTCGCCTGCGGGAGTCCCAGGACGTCGGTGAAGCCGCTCGCGCCGAGGGCGCCGCCCACCGAGGTCATGATCTCGTGGATGCCGGCGTGGGGCGTGGTCATCGAGCCTCGGTGACGGTCGTGGCGGCCGTGAGCGCGCGGGCGAACTCGAGCAGGCCGACGACGGCAGCACCGCCCTCGGCGGCGGCGCTCAGCCGCAGCGAGAAGTCGTCACCGGAGATCGAGCCGGTGTAGCCGTGGTCGGCCTCGCACTCGGGGTCGTCGCAGCGGGCGGGCTCGAGCTCGACCCGGGACACGGCGCCCCAGCCGATCGTCAGGAGCGCCTCCTCCAGCTGCTGTGTCTGCGCCGAGACCATGCGGGTGACGACGACGCCGGAGACGCGCGACAGCGGCACCGCCTCGACCGAGGTGGAGGTGTAGGGCTTCGGCAACAGCGTGTCGCCGGGGTGCTCGTCGGTGTGCGTCAGCAGCAGGCGCGTGGGCGTGAGGACCAGCACCGACATGTGCCGGCGGATCTCCTCACGGTCGAACGTGGGCTCGTGGTGCACGACGAACGACTCGACGGGCTCGGTGGCGAGGGCGTCCTCGAGGGCGCCCGCCACGATCTCCGGGTAGTAGCCACTGCGGGAGATCGACTCGTACAGGTCCTTCGTGCGGTCCGTGGTTCGGGTCACCGACCCAGCGTATCCGTCGCCGCATCGGGCTGACTCAGCCGCCGCACGTACCAGTCGCCGCGGCTGTCGGACGACGGGATCACCTTCGCGCGGGCACTCAGGGCCGTGTAGCCGTCGGGATTGACCAGCACCGGCTCGAGGTCGAGCGACACCACCTCGGGCAGGTCGTCCTTCAGGGCCGCGAGACGCAGCACGATGTCCTCGAGCGACGCGACGTCGACGGGCTCGCTGCCGTGGTGGCCGAACAGCAGCGGCGCCGCGCGGATGCCGCTGACCATCGTGCGGGCGTCGACGTCGGTGAGCGGCGGAATGCCGTAGCTGCGGTCCTCCAGCAACTCGCTGGGGGCGCCGGCGATGCCGAACGACACGAGCGGGCCGAAGAGACGGTCCTCCGTGGCGCGGAACGCGACCTGGACTCCGTCGGGCGCCGAGCGCTGGACGAAGAACGTGGTGTCGGCGCGGATGCCGCTCCACGTGGTCATCTCGTCCCAGGCCTCGGCCATGTCCTCGGCGTCGTGGATGCCCCGCCAGACGTGCGCGAGGTCGGGACGGGCGCGCAGGTGCTCGCTGCCGGCCTTGAGGACGACGTCCCAGCCGAGCTGCTCGCCGGCCGCGATCGCCTCCTCCTTGCTGTGCACGTTGGTCCA carries:
- a CDS encoding thymidine kinase, with protein sequence MAELVFYSGTMDSGKSTLALQLDHNHRARGRVGRIYSSHDRAGEATLSSRLGLSTSAVEVTEELDFWDDVVGQLTSGARVDYLVCDEAQFYTARQVEQLAKVADELDLDVFCFGILTDFRTRLFSGSQRLVELADRVLTLQVEALCWCGARATHNARTEDGEMVTEGEVIVVGDVEDPDRPTPQVGYEVLCRRHHRKRMTAARAKAGALSPDVLPFD
- a CDS encoding alkaline phosphatase family protein gives rise to the protein MTTPHAGIHEIMTSVGGALGASGFTDVLGLPQAKRFVVMVVDGLGLDLLREHAELAPFLSSCLNIDGVLAGIPSTTSVSLTSLGTGLRPGQHGMAGYTCRIPGTSRFLNTLQWDDRIDPAEWQPYPTVLKQLADERIAVTVVNDARFELSGLTQVSQRGVPFVGVRHAWDRLAAVVEAVERDDRALVYAYESSVDHTGHGSGVDSEEWRKALVQVDRDVADLRAALPPDVVLLVTADHGMVDVPKDDRFDLVDHPELRDDVVLVAGEARFRHVHTRSGAEATVAARWREALGDRVEVRLRDDAEEWFGPIDPAVRGRFGDVVVAALDDFAVFASDAFAVELLLGGFHGSITDRERRIPVLVAG
- a CDS encoding DUF5998 family protein codes for the protein MTRTTDRTKDLYESISRSGYYPEIVAGALEDALATEPVESFVVHHEPTFDREEIRRHMSVLVLTPTRLLLTHTDEHPGDTLLPKPYTSTSVEAVPLSRVSGVVVTRMVSAQTQQLEEALLTIGWGAVSRVELEPARCDDPECEADHGYTGSISGDDFSLRLSAAAEGGAAVVGLLEFARALTAATTVTEAR